In Myripristis murdjan chromosome 9, fMyrMur1.1, whole genome shotgun sequence, the following proteins share a genomic window:
- the prr16 gene encoding protein Largen — MSGIPNAEGEGVVSKVQVKKEIKTIVENLETILGDLKDVAKELKEVVHEIDTLTCDLQLEEDGLTDSSKTDTLNSSSSSTTTTTASSLEKMKLCPDDCIFRPPPPVTQVPANPPTVLTVLKKPHPPLPPPRLTPLKAEEHNIKNLPHPTLVLSGNLSKANGTLMRNGGIFPIKPNREIFSSPCFISSDSGVPESGLVPTLPRPMPLLRHEKNKCPQAPGREPRERERVRFSEKVQYHGYCPDCDLQYDVDDTELHLQAELSDMRLSPVHCCSSSPPPPPHALPHELMLENGGLPVSHSFPPTGNAPPPCVPPHQPSLKPQKTILRKSTTTTV, encoded by the exons ATGTCAGGGATACCTAATGCAGAAGGTGAAGGAGTAGTCTCCAAAGTACAAGTGAAAAAGGAGATCAAGACAATCGTAGAGAATTTGGAAACCATCCTGGGAGACCTTAAGGATGTAGCCAAGGAACTCAAAGAG GTTGTGCATGAGATTGACACCCTGACTTGTGACCTGCAACTGGAGGAGGACGGGCTGACAGACAGCTCAAAGACAGACACGCTCAACTCCAGCTCCAGTTCCACCACGACCACCACTGCTTCCAGCCTGGAGAAGATGAAGCTCTGCCCTGATGACTGTATTTTCAGACCGCCTCCACCTGTCACCCAAGTCCCTGCCAACCCCCCCACAGTCCTGACCGTCCTCAAGAAACCACACCCTCCACTACCCCCACCCAGACTGACCCCCCTGAAAGCTGAGGAACATAACATAAAGAATCTGCCTCATCCTACATTAGTGTTATCAGGGAACCTATCCAAGGCTAATGGGACTCTAATGAGGAATGGCGGGATTTTTCCCATAAAACCGAACAGGGAGATTTTCTCCTCGCCGTGTTTCATCTCCAGTGACAGTGGAGTTCCTGAGTCGGGGCTCGTGCCTACGTTGCCCAGGCCCATGCCTCTTCTCCGTCACGAAAAGAACAAGTGCCCCCAGGCTCCAGGCCGGGAGCCTCGTGAGCGGGAGCGGGTCCGTTTCAGTGAGAAGGTGCAGTACCATGGCTACTGCCCGGACTGTGATCTTCAGTATGACGTGGATGACACAGAACTACATTTACAGGCCGAACTGAGTGACATGAGACTCAGCCCTGTCCattgctgctcttcctctcctccccctcctcctcatgctcTTCCTCATGAACTGATGTTGGAAAATGGTGGCCTCCCGGTCAGCCACAGTTTCCCGCCGACGGGAAACGCCCCTCCACCTTGCGTGCCTCCTCACCAGCCATCCCTCAAGCCCCAGAAAACAATCCTACGCAAATCGACTACCACCACGGTTTGA